One window of the Pseudokineococcus lusitanus genome contains the following:
- a CDS encoding ABC transporter ATP-binding protein, with protein MSSHGAGSWTALRSLSRDPSLRSASVSRDTWRRIGVLARPHRRRIALFLVLVVLGSAAAVATPLLLGAIIDRGVVAGDRRAVVLLSLCVAALALVEGVLTLVQRWFSAQLGEGLIYDLRTAVFAHVQRQPVSFFTRTQTGALVSRLNSDVAGAQQAFTSTLQQVVGNVVLLLLAGGVVLSQAPLLLLAVLALLPLFWVPARRVGQRLSGLTRRQMELNADLGTRMTERFNVAGALLVTLFGRPEEEDAQFRERADGVRRIGISIAMANRVFFTALTTVTALATALVYGVGGLLAVEGSLQVGTVVALAALMGRLYGPITSLANVRVDVMSALVSFERVFEVLDLPTALADAPDAVDLPAGPLDVRLEGVGYTYPRAGDGLASLEGAAVGAARDDALPARADDAVDGPAVEGVDLVVGPGQVLALVGRSGAGKTTITALVARLMDPTAGAVRVGGLDLRDVRLASLHDRVGVVTQDAHMFHDTVRANLLYARPGASDAELVAALEDAQVLDVVRDLPEGLSTVVGDRGHRLSGGEKQRLALARLLLKAPDVVVLDEATAHLDSRSEAAVQAALARTMAGRTSIVVAHRLSTVRRADVIAVVDRGRVVETGTHDELLERGGAYARLHAVQAGTAAERDDLLAG; from the coding sequence ATGAGCAGCCACGGCGCCGGCTCGTGGACGGCGCTCCGCAGCCTCTCGCGCGACCCGTCGCTGCGCTCCGCGTCCGTCTCCCGCGACACCTGGCGCCGCATCGGCGTCCTCGCGCGGCCGCACCGCCGCCGGATAGCGCTCTTCCTCGTGCTCGTCGTGCTGGGCTCGGCGGCGGCCGTGGCGACGCCCCTGCTGCTCGGCGCGATCATCGACCGCGGCGTCGTCGCGGGGGACCGCCGGGCCGTCGTCCTCCTCTCGCTGTGCGTGGCCGCCCTCGCGCTCGTCGAGGGCGTCCTCACCCTCGTCCAGCGCTGGTTCTCCGCCCAGCTCGGCGAGGGGCTCATCTACGACCTGCGCACCGCGGTCTTCGCGCACGTGCAGCGCCAGCCCGTCTCCTTCTTCACCCGCACCCAGACCGGCGCCCTCGTGTCCCGGCTCAACAGCGACGTCGCGGGCGCCCAGCAGGCCTTCACGTCGACGCTGCAGCAGGTCGTCGGCAACGTCGTCCTCCTCCTGCTGGCGGGCGGCGTCGTGCTGAGCCAGGCGCCCCTGCTCCTCCTCGCCGTCCTCGCGCTGCTGCCGCTCTTCTGGGTACCGGCGCGGCGGGTCGGGCAGCGCCTCTCGGGCCTGACCCGGCGGCAGATGGAGCTCAACGCCGACCTCGGCACGCGGATGACCGAACGGTTCAACGTCGCCGGCGCGCTCCTCGTGACGCTCTTCGGGCGCCCCGAGGAGGAGGACGCCCAGTTCCGCGAGCGGGCCGACGGCGTCCGGCGCATCGGCATCTCCATCGCCATGGCCAACCGGGTCTTCTTCACGGCGCTCACGACGGTCACGGCGCTGGCCACCGCCCTCGTCTACGGCGTCGGCGGCCTCCTCGCCGTCGAGGGATCGCTGCAGGTCGGCACCGTCGTGGCGCTCGCGGCGCTCATGGGCCGGCTGTACGGGCCGATCACCTCGCTCGCCAACGTCCGGGTCGACGTCATGAGCGCGCTCGTCAGCTTCGAACGCGTCTTCGAGGTGCTCGACCTCCCCACGGCGCTCGCCGACGCCCCCGACGCGGTCGACCTGCCCGCGGGGCCGCTCGACGTCCGCCTCGAGGGGGTCGGCTACACCTACCCGCGCGCCGGGGACGGGCTGGCCTCGCTCGAGGGCGCGGCGGTCGGCGCGGCCCGCGACGACGCCCTGCCGGCCCGCGCGGACGACGCCGTCGACGGCCCGGCCGTCGAGGGCGTCGACCTCGTCGTCGGCCCGGGGCAGGTGCTCGCCCTCGTCGGCCGCAGCGGTGCCGGCAAGACGACGATCACCGCGCTCGTCGCGCGGCTCATGGACCCGACGGCGGGCGCCGTCCGCGTCGGCGGGCTGGACCTGCGGGACGTGCGGCTCGCGTCGCTGCACGACCGGGTGGGCGTCGTCACGCAGGACGCGCACATGTTCCACGACACCGTCCGGGCCAACCTGCTCTACGCCCGCCCGGGCGCGAGCGACGCCGAGCTCGTCGCGGCCCTCGAGGACGCCCAGGTCCTCGACGTCGTCCGTGACCTGCCGGAGGGGCTGTCGACCGTGGTGGGCGACCGCGGGCACCGGCTGTCCGGCGGGGAGAAGCAGCGCCTCGCCCTCGCGCGGCTCCTGCTCAAGGCGCCGGACGTCGTCGTGCTCGACGAGGCGACCGCGCACCTCGACTCGCGCTCCGAGGCTGCCGTCCAGGCGGCCCTGGCCCGCACGATGGCCGGGCGCACGAGCATCGTCGTGGCCCACCGGCTCTCGACGGTGCGGCGGGCCGACGTCATCGCCGTCGTGGACCGCGGGCGCGTCGTCGAGACCGGCACCCACGACGAGCTGCTCGAGCGCGGCGGCGCGTACGCCCGGCTGCACGCCGTGCAGGCGGGCACGGCGGCCGAGCGCGACGACCTGCTCGCGGGCTGA
- a CDS encoding ABC-F family ATP-binding cassette domain-containing protein: MITATDVELRAGARLLLGGASFRVAPGDRVGLVGRNGAGKTTLTRTLAGETQPAAGSITRSAPVGYLPQDPRVGDPEVLARDRILAVRGLDRIVAGLRTAETGMASEDDAVREKAMARWARLDADFTAQGGYTAESEAASIAANLALPPRVLDQPLRTLSGGQRRRVELARVLFSGAETLLLDEPTNHLDADSISWLREHLARHSGGLVVISHDVDLLEAVVTKVFHLDANRSVVDVYNVGWKAYLAARATDEKRRQRERANAEKKASTLMAQADKMRAKATKAVAAQNMAKRAERLVSGLEDVRAQDKVAKLRFPEPAPCGRTPVTAENLSKTYGSLEVFTGVDLAIDKGSRVVVLGLNGAGKTTLLRMLAGVEESDGDGRVVPGHGLRLGYYAQEHETLDPDRTVLENMRTAAPDLGDTEVRSVLGSFLFQGDDTDKPVHVLSGGEKTRLALATLVVSAANVLLLDEPTNNLDPASRAEVLSALHRYAGAVVLVTHDEGAVEALEPERVVVLPDGTEDLWNPSYAELVQLA, from the coding sequence GTGATCACTGCCACCGACGTCGAGCTGCGCGCCGGCGCCCGGCTGCTCCTGGGCGGCGCCAGCTTCCGGGTCGCCCCCGGCGACCGCGTGGGCCTCGTCGGCCGCAACGGCGCCGGCAAGACGACGCTGACCCGCACGCTCGCGGGGGAGACCCAGCCCGCGGCGGGCAGCATCACGCGCAGCGCCCCCGTCGGCTACCTGCCGCAGGACCCCCGGGTCGGCGACCCCGAGGTCCTCGCGCGGGACCGGATCCTCGCCGTCCGCGGCCTGGACCGCATCGTCGCCGGCCTCCGCACCGCGGAGACGGGCATGGCGAGCGAGGACGACGCCGTCCGCGAGAAGGCGATGGCCCGCTGGGCCCGCCTCGACGCCGACTTCACGGCCCAGGGCGGCTACACCGCCGAGAGCGAGGCCGCCTCCATCGCGGCCAACCTGGCCCTGCCCCCGCGCGTCCTCGACCAGCCGTTGAGGACGCTGTCCGGCGGCCAGCGGCGCCGCGTCGAGCTGGCCCGCGTCCTCTTCTCCGGGGCCGAGACGCTGCTCCTCGACGAGCCGACGAACCACCTCGACGCCGACTCCATCTCCTGGCTGCGCGAGCACCTCGCCCGGCACTCCGGCGGCCTCGTCGTCATCAGCCACGACGTCGACCTCCTCGAGGCCGTCGTGACGAAGGTCTTCCACCTCGACGCCAACCGCTCGGTCGTCGACGTCTACAACGTCGGCTGGAAGGCCTACCTCGCCGCCCGCGCGACGGACGAGAAGCGCCGCCAGCGCGAGCGCGCCAACGCCGAGAAGAAGGCGTCGACGCTCATGGCGCAGGCGGACAAGATGCGGGCCAAGGCCACGAAGGCCGTCGCCGCCCAGAACATGGCCAAGCGGGCCGAGCGCCTCGTCAGCGGCCTCGAGGACGTGCGCGCGCAGGACAAGGTGGCCAAGCTGCGCTTCCCCGAGCCGGCCCCGTGCGGCCGCACGCCCGTGACGGCCGAGAACCTCAGCAAGACCTACGGCTCGCTCGAGGTCTTCACCGGGGTCGACCTCGCCATCGACAAGGGCAGCCGCGTCGTCGTCCTCGGCCTCAACGGCGCGGGCAAGACGACGCTGCTGCGCATGCTCGCCGGGGTCGAGGAGAGCGACGGCGACGGCCGCGTCGTCCCGGGCCACGGCCTGCGCCTCGGCTACTACGCGCAGGAGCACGAGACGCTCGACCCCGACCGCACCGTGCTGGAGAACATGCGCACGGCCGCCCCCGACCTCGGGGACACCGAGGTCCGCAGCGTCCTCGGCTCCTTCCTCTTCCAGGGCGACGACACCGACAAGCCGGTGCACGTCCTGTCCGGCGGGGAGAAGACGCGCCTCGCGCTCGCGACCCTCGTCGTCTCCGCCGCCAACGTGCTGCTCCTCGACGAGCCGACGAACAACCTCGACCCGGCCTCGCGCGCCGAGGTGCTCTCCGCCCTGCACCGCTACGCGGGCGCCGTCGTCCTCGTCACGCACGACGAGGGCGCCGTGGAGGCGCTGGAGCCCGAGCGCGTCGTCGTCCTGCCCGACGGCACCGAGGACCTCTGGAACCCCTCGTACGCCGAGCTGGTCCAGCTGGCCTGA
- the glgC gene encoding glucose-1-phosphate adenylyltransferase — protein sequence MSSPRVLAIVLAGGEGKRLMPLTADRAKPAVPFGGSYRLIDFALSNVANAGYLQVVVLTQYKSHSLDKHISMTWRMSTMLGNYVTPVPAQQRVGKNWYLGSADAIYQSLNLIDDARPDIVVVVGADHVYRMDFSQMVDAHVASGAGCSVAAIRQPVSLADQFGVIEVGSDVDMAGTPRITAFREKPSDPTTIPGSPGEVLASMGNYVFDAAALVDAVTRDAATDSKHDMGGDIVPDFVSRGDAAVYDFQRNDVPGTTDRDRAYWRDVGTLDSYYEAHMDLISPLPVFNLYNGRWPILSQQQPLPPAKFVHGDDGSPGSAVDSIVAPGVVLSGATVSKSVLSPGVRAETGSTVSGSVLLDGVHVGRGATVRRAILDKNVVVPDGASVGVDAEADRARGFTVTPSGITVAGKNARVDR from the coding sequence ATGTCGAGCCCCCGGGTCCTCGCGATCGTGCTCGCCGGCGGCGAGGGCAAGCGCCTCATGCCGCTGACCGCCGACCGCGCCAAGCCGGCCGTCCCCTTCGGCGGCAGCTACCGCCTCATCGACTTCGCCCTGTCCAACGTGGCCAACGCCGGCTACCTGCAGGTCGTCGTCCTCACGCAGTACAAGTCCCACAGCCTCGACAAGCACATCTCCATGACGTGGCGGATGTCGACGATGCTGGGCAACTACGTGACCCCCGTCCCCGCGCAGCAGCGCGTGGGCAAGAACTGGTACCTCGGCAGCGCCGACGCGATCTACCAGTCGCTCAACCTCATCGACGACGCCCGCCCGGACATCGTCGTCGTGGTCGGCGCCGACCACGTGTACCGGATGGACTTCTCGCAGATGGTCGACGCGCACGTCGCCTCCGGCGCGGGCTGCTCGGTCGCGGCGATCCGCCAGCCCGTCTCGCTCGCCGACCAGTTCGGCGTCATCGAGGTCGGCTCCGACGTCGACATGGCGGGCACGCCCCGGATCACCGCCTTCCGCGAGAAGCCGTCCGACCCGACGACCATCCCCGGCTCGCCCGGCGAGGTCCTCGCGTCGATGGGCAACTACGTCTTCGACGCCGCGGCCCTCGTCGACGCCGTGACGCGCGACGCCGCCACCGACTCCAAGCACGACATGGGCGGTGACATCGTCCCCGACTTCGTGTCCCGCGGGGACGCGGCCGTCTACGACTTCCAGCGCAACGACGTGCCGGGGACGACCGACCGCGACCGCGCGTACTGGCGGGACGTCGGGACGCTCGACAGCTACTACGAGGCCCACATGGACCTCATCTCGCCGCTGCCCGTCTTCAACCTCTACAACGGCCGCTGGCCGATCCTGTCCCAGCAGCAGCCGCTGCCCCCGGCCAAGTTCGTGCACGGCGACGACGGCAGCCCCGGCTCCGCCGTCGACTCGATCGTCGCCCCGGGTGTCGTGCTCTCCGGCGCGACCGTCAGCAAGTCCGTGCTGTCCCCCGGCGTCCGCGCCGAGACGGGCAGCACGGTGAGCGGCTCGGTGCTCCTGGACGGCGTCCACGTGGGCCGCGGCGCCACCGTCCGCCGCGCGATCCTCGACAAGAACGTCGTCGTCCCCGACGGCGCGAGCGTCGGGGTGGACGCCGAGGCCGACCGTGCCCGCGGCTTCACCGTGACGCCGTCGGGCATCACGGTCGCCGGCAAGAACGCCCGGGTGGACCGCTGA
- a CDS encoding SURF1 family protein, with translation MRFLLTRRWLGGLALAVAFAVVCVGLGLWQWDRRTARHAANVVITTNYDRPAAGADALPADGDVLPGDEEWRPVALSGRYAPEGTVLLRQRPLDGTNGVHVLVPLVLDAADGTPGAGRALLVDRGFVPFGDDAARPEVPAPPAGEVDVVAHLRPPEPAYGDAPEGQTRSIDLPALAGTPTVDDALAPTGTALVEGAYGVLAQEEPSVPEAPRLLPAPPVDEGPHLSYAFQWWVFAAGGFVGYGVVARRHAADLRADADEAAGVPPPPPPRRRRPTAEDEEDALVDAAERRRS, from the coding sequence GTGCGCTTCCTCCTCACGCGGCGCTGGCTGGGCGGGCTCGCCCTCGCCGTGGCCTTCGCCGTCGTGTGCGTGGGGCTCGGCCTCTGGCAGTGGGACCGGCGCACGGCCCGGCACGCGGCCAACGTCGTCATCACGACCAATTACGACCGTCCCGCCGCGGGGGCCGACGCCCTCCCGGCGGACGGGGACGTGCTCCCCGGCGACGAGGAGTGGCGTCCCGTCGCGCTGAGCGGGCGGTACGCGCCCGAGGGGACCGTCCTCCTGCGGCAGCGCCCGCTCGACGGCACCAACGGCGTGCACGTCCTCGTGCCGCTCGTCCTCGACGCGGCGGACGGGACACCGGGCGCCGGTCGCGCCCTCCTCGTCGACCGCGGCTTCGTGCCCTTCGGCGACGACGCCGCCCGCCCCGAGGTGCCCGCGCCGCCCGCCGGCGAGGTCGACGTCGTCGCGCACCTGCGCCCGCCGGAGCCCGCCTACGGCGACGCGCCGGAGGGGCAGACCCGCAGCATCGACCTTCCGGCCCTCGCCGGGACGCCGACCGTGGACGACGCGCTCGCACCGACCGGGACGGCGCTCGTCGAGGGGGCCTACGGCGTCCTCGCGCAGGAGGAGCCCTCGGTCCCCGAGGCGCCGCGGCTGCTGCCGGCCCCGCCGGTGGACGAGGGGCCGCACCTGTCGTACGCGTTCCAGTGGTGGGTCTTCGCCGCCGGCGGCTTCGTGGGCTACGGCGTCGTCGCCCGGCGGCACGCGGCCGACCTGCGCGCCGACGCCGACGAGGCCGCGGGCGTGCCGCCGCCGCCCCCGCCGCGCCGCCGCCGCCCCACCGCCGAGGACGAGGAGGACGCGCTCGTCGACGCGGCGGAGCGGCGCCGCTCCTGA
- the serB gene encoding phosphoserine phosphatase SerB gives MAAGAAVVDVRDDGDGVAELRVRGGRDAVRRALADAASTLPAGQEVDVAVVPAAAREGRRLVVLDVDSTLITGEVVEMLAARAGVEGEVARVTEAAMRGEVDFAGSLHRRVALLEGLPATVLDDVLAEVVPSPGAATMARSLAAAGVPVGVVSGGFAEVVEPLAASLGVPHAEANRLEVSGGHLTGRVRGDVVDAAAKERFLRALAARHDVPLAGTVAVGDGANDLDMVRAAGTGVAFCAKPVLAAAADVVLTRRDLTAVVHLVGAPLVP, from the coding sequence GTGGCCGCCGGGGCCGCCGTCGTCGACGTCCGGGACGACGGCGACGGCGTCGCGGAGCTGCGGGTGCGCGGCGGGCGCGACGCCGTCCGCCGAGCCCTCGCCGACGCGGCGTCCACCCTGCCCGCGGGGCAGGAGGTCGACGTCGCCGTCGTGCCGGCCGCCGCGCGCGAGGGCCGTCGGCTCGTCGTCCTCGACGTCGACTCGACGCTCATCACCGGCGAGGTGGTCGAGATGCTCGCCGCCCGCGCCGGGGTCGAGGGGGAGGTGGCCCGGGTCACCGAGGCCGCGATGCGCGGCGAGGTCGACTTCGCCGGCAGCCTCCACCGTCGCGTGGCGCTGCTCGAGGGGCTGCCGGCGACCGTGCTCGACGACGTCCTCGCCGAGGTGGTCCCCTCCCCCGGCGCCGCGACGATGGCGCGGTCGCTGGCCGCGGCCGGCGTCCCCGTCGGCGTCGTCTCCGGCGGCTTCGCCGAGGTGGTCGAGCCGCTCGCGGCGTCGCTCGGCGTCCCGCACGCGGAGGCCAACCGTCTCGAGGTCTCGGGCGGCCACCTCACCGGCCGGGTGCGGGGCGACGTCGTCGACGCCGCCGCGAAGGAGCGCTTCCTGCGCGCCCTCGCCGCGCGGCACGACGTCCCCCTCGCCGGGACGGTGGCCGTCGGCGACGGCGCCAACGACCTCGACATGGTCCGGGCCGCCGGCACGGGCGTCGCCTTCTGCGCGAAGCCGGTCCTCGCCGCGGCGGCCGACGTCGTCCTCACCCGCCGCGACCTCACGGCGGTCGTCCACCTCGTCGGCGCCCCGCTCGTCCCCTGA
- a CDS encoding DUF3099 domain-containing protein translates to MVSSRAAGAPRTPGPGGPAHRSLPGRARRPEVPRITTAPVGQRKHQQQQIGRYLVSMAVRTGCFIGALLAWQLGVRGGEGTSRTVALVLVWLLLAGAVVLPYVAVLAANAGRETVKPTTTAYVPPTPVQIPAATGPVVADEPLVGTVTDPSQGPPPDGDDDDHGGPDVGPLDDDPSPRRAASRP, encoded by the coding sequence GTGGTATCCAGCCGCGCCGCAGGCGCACCGCGGACGCCCGGGCCGGGCGGCCCGGCGCACCGCTCCCTCCCCGGTCGGGCACGCCGCCCCGAGGTGCCCCGCATCACCACCGCGCCCGTCGGGCAGCGGAAGCACCAGCAGCAGCAGATCGGGCGCTACCTCGTCTCGATGGCCGTCCGCACCGGCTGCTTCATCGGGGCGCTCCTGGCGTGGCAGCTGGGGGTCCGCGGCGGTGAGGGCACCTCGCGCACCGTCGCCCTCGTCCTCGTGTGGCTGCTGCTCGCCGGCGCCGTCGTCCTCCCCTACGTCGCCGTCCTGGCCGCCAACGCGGGCCGCGAGACGGTGAAGCCCACGACGACGGCGTACGTCCCGCCGACGCCGGTGCAGATCCCCGCCGCCACGGGCCCCGTCGTCGCCGACGAGCCGCTCGTCGGCACCGTGACCGACCCGTCGCAGGGCCCTCCGCCCGACGGGGACGACGACGACCACGGCGGGCCCGACGTCGGCCCGCTCGACGACGACCCCTCCCCCCGGCGGGCGGCCTCGCGGCCCTGA
- a CDS encoding helix-turn-helix domain-containing protein, with translation MATTPPTQTPQTAGSAPGPDAGTRRRLDPAQRKELEQRLGARYAEGASIRAIAEEEGCSYGFVHRLLTDGGTALRGRGGSTRRPDAS, from the coding sequence GTGGCCACGACGCCCCCGACGCAGACGCCGCAGACCGCAGGGTCCGCCCCCGGCCCCGACGCCGGGACGCGCCGTCGGCTCGACCCCGCGCAGCGCAAGGAGCTCGAGCAGCGCCTCGGCGCCCGCTACGCCGAGGGCGCGAGCATCCGCGCCATCGCCGAGGAGGAGGGCTGCTCGTACGGCTTCGTGCACCGCCTCCTCACCGACGGCGGCACGGCCCTGCGCGGCCGCGGCGGCAGCACCCGCCGCCCGGACGCGTCCTGA
- a CDS encoding SixA phosphatase family protein produces the protein MRHGAAAPVGPGGTDHARALTAAGEDEATAAGALLRARGLVPDLVVTSDALRALRTTALLVGDDGWPVRVEPDVYEASPQRLGAVLGRLPADVATAVLVCHEPGASGLSVALAGPSADPAAGALRGRLMAGLRTAEAAVLRWDGGWDDLVAATAELVEVLGPDGA, from the coding sequence CTGCGTCACGGCGCCGCCGCCCCCGTGGGGCCGGGCGGCACCGACCACGCCCGCGCCCTCACGGCCGCGGGCGAGGACGAGGCGACCGCCGCGGGCGCGCTGCTGCGCGCCCGCGGCCTGGTCCCCGACCTCGTCGTCACCTCGGACGCCCTCCGCGCCCTCCGGACGACGGCCCTGCTCGTCGGCGACGACGGCTGGCCCGTCCGCGTCGAGCCCGACGTGTACGAGGCCAGCCCGCAGCGCCTCGGCGCCGTCCTCGGGCGCCTGCCCGCCGACGTCGCCACCGCCGTCCTCGTCTGCCACGAGCCGGGCGCCTCGGGCCTGTCCGTCGCCCTGGCCGGCCCGTCCGCCGACCCCGCCGCCGGCGCCCTGCGTGGTCGCCTGATGGCCGGCCTGCGGACGGCGGAGGCCGCCGTCCTGCGCTGGGACGGCGGCTGGGACGACCTCGTCGCCGCGACCGCCGAGCTCGTCGAGGTGCTGGGGCCGGACGGGGCCTGA
- the fabI gene encoding enoyl-ACP reductase FabI produces MGILDGKRLLITGVLTDASIAFRVAQVAQQEGATVVLTSFGRQMRITQAIARRLPQPAPVVELDVSKQEDLDALEGRVREHVDGLDGVLHSIGFAPQGAFDFMNASWEDVSTALQISSYSLKSLAVASRPLLSERSSVVGLTFDASFAWPVYDWMGVAKAAFESVSRYLARDLGPAGTRVNLVSAGPLRTMAAKSIPGFAAFEDSWPKRAPLGWDLTDTEPAARACVALLSDWFPATTGEIVHVDGGVHAMGS; encoded by the coding sequence ATGGGCATCCTGGACGGCAAGCGCCTGCTCATCACCGGTGTCCTCACGGACGCCTCCATCGCCTTCCGCGTCGCGCAGGTGGCCCAGCAGGAGGGCGCCACCGTCGTGCTCACCTCCTTCGGCCGGCAGATGCGCATCACGCAGGCCATCGCCCGCCGCCTGCCGCAGCCGGCGCCCGTCGTCGAGCTCGACGTCAGCAAGCAGGAGGACCTCGACGCCCTCGAGGGCCGCGTCCGCGAGCACGTCGACGGCCTCGACGGCGTCCTGCACTCCATCGGCTTCGCCCCCCAGGGCGCGTTCGACTTCATGAACGCCTCGTGGGAGGACGTCTCCACGGCGCTGCAGATCTCCTCGTACAGCCTCAAGTCGCTGGCCGTCGCCAGCCGCCCGCTGCTGTCGGAGCGCTCCAGCGTCGTCGGCCTCACCTTCGACGCGAGCTTCGCCTGGCCCGTCTACGACTGGATGGGCGTCGCCAAGGCGGCCTTCGAGTCGGTCTCGCGCTACCTCGCCCGCGACCTCGGCCCCGCCGGCACCCGCGTGAACCTCGTCTCCGCGGGGCCGCTGCGCACGATGGCCGCCAAGTCGATCCCCGGCTTCGCCGCCTTCGAGGACAGCTGGCCCAAGCGCGCCCCGCTCGGCTGGGACCTCACCGACACCGAGCCCGCCGCCCGCGCCTGCGTCGCCCTGCTGTCGGACTGGTTCCCCGCCACGACGGGCGAGATCGTCCACGTCGACGGCGGCGTCCACGCCATGGGGAGCTGA
- a CDS encoding acVLRF1 family peptidyl-tRNA hydrolase, with amino-acid sequence MPPARLGGWLERLARGHGGAPRGVAAAGGVLLLAPDGATAHLTAPGLDLAAGTAEGGAVDVSALPSTAGVPRTAAVLLLRRGGAVVAVVDVDATGSTVRASRVRTAHVQARTAAGGWSQQRFARRRAGQAAGLVRDVAAATADVWGPHAADLRGARALLVTGGDAELVAAALADLPAALRDVAGLPHQHLALPADPRRRVLDAVAGDVGAVRADVVDAPRDDRTTLAPPTTSQHPSPPETPHPPKRTAP; translated from the coding sequence GTGCCGCCCGCCCGGCTGGGCGGCTGGCTCGAGCGTCTGGCGCGCGGCCACGGCGGCGCCCCGCGCGGCGTCGCCGCGGCCGGGGGCGTCCTGCTCCTCGCGCCCGACGGCGCCACGGCCCACCTCACGGCGCCCGGCCTCGACCTCGCGGCCGGGACCGCCGAGGGCGGTGCCGTCGACGTGTCGGCCCTGCCGTCCACCGCCGGCGTGCCCCGCACCGCGGCCGTCCTGCTGCTGCGGCGCGGGGGAGCGGTCGTCGCCGTCGTGGACGTGGACGCCACCGGCTCCACGGTGCGGGCCTCCCGGGTCCGCACGGCGCACGTGCAGGCGCGGACCGCCGCCGGCGGGTGGTCGCAGCAGCGCTTCGCCCGCCGCCGGGCCGGCCAGGCGGCGGGCCTGGTGCGGGACGTGGCCGCCGCGACCGCCGACGTGTGGGGGCCGCACGCCGCGGACCTGCGCGGGGCCCGGGCCCTGCTCGTCACGGGCGGGGACGCCGAGCTCGTGGCGGCCGCGCTGGCCGACCTCCCGGCCGCCCTGCGCGACGTCGCCGGGCTGCCGCACCAGCACCTCGCCCTGCCGGCCGACCCGCGCCGCCGGGTCCTCGACGCCGTCGCCGGCGACGTGGGCGCCGTGCGGGCCGACGTCGTCGACGCGCCGCGGGACGACCGCACGACCCTCGCCCCACCGACGACGAGCCAGCACCCGTCGCCCCCCGAGACCCCGCACCCCCCGAAGAGGACCGCCCCGTGA
- a CDS encoding metal-sulfur cluster assembly factor, with translation MVEVEEALRDVVDPELGVNIVDLGLVYGLTVDEANHAVVDMTLTSAACPLTDVIEDQMSTALADVVAGHSVNWVWMPPWGPEKITDDGREQLRALGFNI, from the coding sequence GTGGTCGAGGTCGAGGAGGCGCTGCGCGACGTCGTCGACCCCGAGCTCGGGGTCAACATCGTCGACCTCGGCCTCGTCTACGGCCTGACCGTCGACGAGGCCAACCACGCCGTCGTCGACATGACGCTGACGTCGGCGGCCTGCCCGCTGACCGACGTCATCGAGGACCAGATGTCGACCGCGCTGGCGGACGTCGTCGCGGGCCACAGCGTCAACTGGGTCTGGATGCCGCCGTGGGGCCCGGAGAAGATCACCGACGACGGGCGCGAGCAGCTGCGGGCGCTCGGCTTCAACATCTGA
- the fabG gene encoding 3-oxoacyl-ACP reductase FabG, protein MPEPRSVLVTGGNRGIGRAVAEAFLAAGDKVAVTTRTGEAPEGALGVPCDVRDAASVDAAFTQVEAEHGPVEVLVANAGITRDQLLLRLGEEELVEVLDTNLTGAVRCVRRATKGMVRLRRGRVVLMSSVVGLYGSAGQVGYAASKAGLVGVARSVTRELGGRGITANVVAPGFVETDMTAALDEKTRAGYLAAIPAGRLARPDEVASVCVFLASDAAAYVSGAVVPVDGGLGMGH, encoded by the coding sequence GTGCCCGAGCCCCGCAGCGTCCTGGTCACGGGAGGCAACCGCGGCATCGGCCGCGCCGTCGCCGAGGCCTTCCTCGCGGCCGGGGACAAGGTCGCCGTGACGACCCGCACGGGCGAGGCGCCCGAGGGCGCGCTCGGCGTGCCGTGCGACGTCCGCGACGCCGCCTCCGTCGACGCCGCCTTCACGCAGGTCGAGGCCGAGCACGGCCCCGTCGAGGTCCTCGTCGCCAACGCCGGCATCACGCGCGACCAGCTGCTCCTGCGCCTCGGCGAGGAGGAGCTCGTCGAGGTGCTCGACACCAACCTCACCGGCGCCGTCCGCTGCGTCCGTCGCGCGACGAAGGGGATGGTCCGGCTGCGCCGCGGCCGCGTCGTCCTCATGTCGAGCGTCGTCGGCCTCTACGGCTCCGCGGGCCAGGTCGGCTACGCCGCCAGCAAGGCCGGCCTCGTCGGCGTCGCCCGCTCCGTCACCCGCGAGCTCGGCGGCCGCGGCATCACGGCCAACGTCGTCGCCCCGGGCTTCGTCGAGACGGACATGACCGCCGCGCTGGACGAGAAGACCCGCGCCGGCTACCTCGCCGCCATCCCCGCCGGCCGCCTCGCCCGACCCGACGAGGTCGCGTCCGTGTGCGTCTTCCTCGCCTCGGACGCCGCCGCCTACGTCTCGGGCGCCGTCGTGCCCGTCGACGGCGGCCTCGGCATGGGCCACTGA